In Rahnella sikkimica, the following are encoded in one genomic region:
- the pabC gene encoding aminodeoxychorismate lyase, with protein MWINGVAQAALPAGDRSVQFGDGCFTTARVMNGEIQFLDAHLQRLQRATSSLRIEGVNWQALEREMATAAQPEQEGVVKAILTRGQGGRGYSAAGCSAPTRIVSVSGYPAQYHQWRECGVKLALSPVMLSKNPLLAGIKHLNRLEQVMIRMHLDQTDANEALVVDTAGCLVECCAANLFWRKGNQVFTPDLSQSGVDGIMRQHLIRVIESASPWVIHQVSETPETLSDADEILICNALMPILPVAEACDRHYAERHLYNSLHQSF; from the coding sequence ATGTGGATTAACGGTGTGGCGCAAGCTGCATTGCCGGCAGGAGATCGTTCGGTGCAATTTGGCGATGGCTGTTTTACGACGGCCAGAGTGATGAACGGCGAAATCCAGTTTCTGGACGCTCACCTGCAACGTTTACAGCGAGCCACCTCTTCATTACGGATTGAGGGCGTGAACTGGCAGGCGCTGGAGCGTGAAATGGCAACAGCAGCGCAGCCTGAGCAAGAGGGCGTGGTGAAAGCCATTCTGACGCGCGGGCAGGGCGGACGAGGTTACAGTGCTGCCGGATGCAGCGCGCCGACCCGTATTGTGTCGGTGTCGGGTTATCCGGCGCAGTATCACCAATGGCGCGAATGTGGCGTAAAGCTGGCGCTAAGCCCGGTAATGCTGAGTAAGAATCCGTTGCTGGCCGGGATCAAACATCTCAACCGTCTTGAGCAGGTCATGATCCGCATGCATCTTGACCAGACAGATGCCAATGAAGCGCTGGTGGTTGACACTGCGGGTTGCCTGGTGGAATGCTGTGCGGCCAATTTATTCTGGCGCAAAGGAAATCAGGTCTTTACGCCGGATTTATCGCAGTCGGGCGTCGACGGGATTATGCGTCAGCATCTTATCCGCGTGATTGAATCAGCCTCTCCCTGGGTTATACATCAGGTCAGTGAAACGCCCGAAACGCTATCGGATGCTGACGAAATCCTGATTTGTAATGCACTGATGCCCATTTTACCCGTGGCAGAAGCCTGTGACCGTCATTACGCTGAGCGGCATTTGTACAATTCCCTGCACCAGAGCTTTTAA
- the mltG gene encoding endolytic transglycosylase MltG: protein MTNKKTKTFALIVLILLGLATFCYQKVKQFAERPINVSSETIFTLPAGTGRVALETLLIDKKLIKSSHWFPWLLRLEPELSEFKAGTYRFEKGMTVRQMLELLKSGKEAQFSMRFVEGFKLSDWMKVLEKSEYLKHELNGKSGEEIAAALGMTDTKNAEGWLYPDTYHYTAGMTDISLLKRAHVRMEKTVADIWKGREDSLPYKTPADMVTMASIIEKETAVKDERPEVASVFINRLRIGMRLQTDPTVIYGMGENYTGNITKKDLETPTPYNTYVITGLPPSPIAMPGEASLQAAAHPAKTPYLYFVADGKGGHTFSTNLVNHNKAVRVYLEALKNKNEK from the coding sequence ATGACGAACAAAAAAACCAAAACTTTCGCCCTGATAGTCCTGATCCTGCTTGGGCTGGCGACGTTCTGCTACCAGAAAGTGAAGCAGTTCGCCGAGCGTCCGATCAATGTCAGCAGTGAAACCATTTTCACCCTGCCAGCCGGTACGGGGCGTGTGGCGCTGGAAACGCTCCTCATTGATAAAAAACTGATCAAATCCAGCCACTGGTTCCCGTGGTTATTGCGCCTTGAGCCTGAACTGAGCGAGTTTAAAGCCGGGACGTATCGTTTCGAGAAGGGAATGACCGTTCGTCAGATGCTGGAATTGCTGAAAAGCGGCAAAGAAGCGCAGTTCAGCATGCGTTTTGTGGAAGGTTTCAAACTGAGCGACTGGATGAAGGTGCTGGAGAAGTCGGAATATCTGAAGCATGAGCTGAACGGCAAGAGTGGCGAAGAGATTGCGGCGGCATTAGGCATGACCGACACTAAAAATGCAGAAGGTTGGCTCTATCCCGACACTTATCATTACACCGCCGGAATGACAGATATCTCGCTGCTCAAACGCGCGCACGTGCGGATGGAAAAAACAGTTGCCGACATCTGGAAAGGCCGCGAGGATTCACTGCCTTACAAAACGCCCGCCGATATGGTGACAATGGCGTCGATTATCGAAAAAGAAACCGCCGTAAAAGATGAACGTCCTGAAGTAGCATCTGTATTTATCAACCGTCTTCGTATCGGCATGCGTTTGCAAACTGATCCGACGGTCATCTACGGGATGGGCGAAAACTACACCGGCAATATCACCAAGAAAGATTTAGAAACGCCGACGCCTTACAATACGTATGTTATTACCGGTTTGCCGCCATCGCCAATTGCGATGCCGGGCGAGGCTTCGCTCCAGGCTGCGGCGCATCCCGCAAAAACGCCTTATCTTTATTTTGTCGCTGACGGCAAAGGCGGGCATACTTTCAGCACTAACCTTGTGAATCACAACAAGGCGGTTCGTGTGTATTTAGAGGCTCTGAAAAACAAGAATGAAAAGTAA
- the fabF gene encoding beta-ketoacyl-ACP synthase II, whose protein sequence is MSKRRVVVTGLGMLSPVGNTVESTWNALLAGQSGISLIDHFDTSAYATRFAGLVKDFNCEDFISRKDARKMDAFIQYGITAGIQAMQDSGLEVTAENATRIGAAIGSGIGGLGLIEENHSSLVNGGPRKISPFFVPSTIVNMIAGHLSIMFGLRGPSISIATACTSGVHNIGHAARIIAYNDADVMLAGGAEKASTPLGVGGFGAARALSTRNDNPQAASRPWDKDRDGFVLGDGAGIMVLEEYEHARKRGAKIYAEIVGFGMSSDAFHMTSPPEDGAGAALAMENALRDAGISASQIGYINAHGTSTAAGDKAEAQAVKSVFGADAKKVLVSSTKSMTGHLLGAAGAVESIFTLLALRDQAVPPTINLDNPDEGCDLDFVAHEARQVKDLNYSLCNSFGFGGTNGSLVFRKI, encoded by the coding sequence GTGTCTAAGCGTCGAGTTGTAGTGACTGGACTGGGCATGCTGTCTCCTGTCGGCAATACTGTAGAGTCCACTTGGAACGCTCTTCTTGCCGGTCAGAGTGGCATTAGCCTAATCGACCATTTTGATACTAGTGCCTATGCAACGCGTTTTGCTGGCTTAGTGAAAGATTTTAACTGTGAAGACTTCATCTCACGCAAAGATGCACGCAAGATGGACGCCTTTATTCAGTATGGTATTACTGCCGGTATTCAAGCGATGCAAGACTCCGGGCTTGAAGTGACTGCTGAGAATGCGACGCGCATTGGTGCGGCGATTGGTTCCGGTATTGGCGGCCTTGGTCTGATTGAAGAAAACCATTCCTCATTGGTTAACGGCGGACCTCGTAAAATCAGTCCTTTCTTCGTTCCCTCAACCATCGTTAACATGATTGCTGGTCATCTGAGTATTATGTTTGGGTTGCGCGGGCCGAGTATTTCTATTGCCACAGCTTGTACTTCTGGCGTGCACAATATTGGCCATGCCGCACGCATCATCGCTTATAACGATGCTGACGTCATGCTGGCCGGTGGCGCGGAAAAAGCCAGTACTCCGCTGGGTGTGGGTGGTTTTGGCGCAGCGCGTGCGCTTTCAACACGCAATGACAATCCTCAGGCGGCAAGCCGTCCGTGGGACAAAGATCGCGATGGTTTTGTACTGGGCGATGGCGCTGGCATTATGGTGCTGGAAGAGTATGAACATGCCCGCAAACGCGGCGCGAAAATTTATGCTGAGATTGTGGGTTTTGGCATGAGCAGCGATGCTTTCCATATGACTTCACCGCCGGAAGATGGCGCGGGAGCGGCTCTTGCTATGGAAAATGCTCTTCGCGATGCCGGTATTTCTGCTTCTCAAATTGGTTATATCAACGCGCACGGGACATCTACCGCTGCCGGCGATAAAGCTGAAGCGCAGGCGGTTAAGTCTGTCTTCGGTGCAGATGCGAAGAAAGTGCTGGTGAGCTCGACCAAGTCCATGACCGGACATTTACTGGGCGCAGCGGGCGCAGTGGAATCTATCTTTACCTTGCTTGCTTTACGCGATCAGGCCGTTCCGCCGACCATCAATCTGGATAATCCGGATGAAGGTTGTGATCTGGACTTCGTGGCACATGAAGCGCGCCAGGTTAAAGATCTGAATTATTCACTGTGTAACTCGTTCGGTTTTGGCGGCACCAATGGTTCGCTGGTATTCCGCAAGATCTGA
- the acpP gene encoding acyl carrier protein produces MSTIEERVKKIIVEQLGVKQEEVVNAASFVDDLGADSLDTVELVMALEEEFDTEIPDEEAEKITTVQAAIDFINASQQ; encoded by the coding sequence ATGAGCACTATCGAAGAACGCGTTAAGAAAATCATCGTTGAACAGCTGGGTGTTAAACAGGAAGAAGTAGTGAATGCTGCATCTTTCGTAGACGACCTTGGCGCTGATTCTCTCGACACCGTTGAGCTGGTTATGGCTCTGGAAGAAGAGTTTGATACCGAGATCCCTGACGAAGAAGCTGAAAAAATCACTACTGTTCAGGCAGCTATTGATTTTATCAACGCTAGCCAACAGTAA
- the tmk gene encoding dTMP kinase — MKSNFIVIEGLEGAGKTTAHDVVVNALRQHGVEDIVFTREPGGTPLAEKLRDLFKRGVDGEKPTVKAEVLMLYAARVQLVETVILPALARGAWVVGDRHDLSSQAYQGGGRGIDAKLMSSLRDTVLGDFRPDLTLYLDLPPAIGLQRARARGELDRIEQEALPFFERTRARYLELAAADSRIKTIDASQSIEQVKASIELTLKNWFDEQAAKGQMS; from the coding sequence ATGAAAAGTAACTTCATTGTAATCGAAGGCCTTGAAGGGGCAGGGAAGACCACCGCACATGACGTGGTTGTGAATGCGCTGCGCCAGCATGGTGTGGAAGACATTGTGTTTACCCGTGAGCCGGGTGGTACGCCGCTGGCTGAAAAGCTGCGTGATTTGTTCAAACGCGGCGTTGACGGTGAAAAACCTACCGTGAAAGCGGAAGTGCTGATGCTTTATGCCGCGCGAGTCCAGCTGGTTGAGACCGTGATTTTACCTGCACTGGCGCGGGGTGCCTGGGTGGTGGGCGACCGTCACGATCTCTCTTCGCAAGCCTATCAGGGCGGCGGCCGCGGTATTGATGCAAAACTGATGAGTTCGTTGCGCGACACCGTATTGGGCGATTTCCGTCCTGATCTCACGCTTTATCTCGATCTGCCACCGGCTATTGGCCTGCAACGCGCCCGTGCGCGCGGTGAGCTGGATCGTATCGAACAGGAAGCGCTGCCCTTCTTTGAGCGAACGCGTGCGCGTTATCTTGAACTTGCCGCTGCCGACAGCCGCATCAAAACCATTGATGCGTCGCAATCCATTGAACAGGTAAAAGCTTCCATCGAACTGACCCTGAAAAACTGGTTTGACGAACAGGCAGCAAAAGGCCAGATGTCATGA